The following are encoded together in the Bradysia coprophila strain Holo2 unplaced genomic scaffold, BU_Bcop_v1 contig_94, whole genome shotgun sequence genome:
- the LOC119085047 gene encoding uncharacterized protein LOC119085047 — protein sequence MSDKTVQRHKSRTITPSLTMLLFGENSCGKYHRHKRNKFKIQTDKSDSDTRDTVPSSLSVRTKPSSQPVTSNRYRSFIKAPYQTTTWHSLCCAVVCILLAMLTIQTECANALLMDSSAINGDGDVNFGVSGSGGAGSGGSGNSGGLYLDKIGNLEKSIAAVFNKVAYGSTTTKRSIPDNVFVPSLTTVPTPPLTTYRYRDREKESQDDKNHHQQQINLYHRNYEFDLERDHALPTSAPNADILKSNSNPTYPNPNRHHNHDRHRHINSTPAPSVHNLLKKGQPTIPMHQGDLPPYSPPARSSFTPPQPPHPFADKPTLRGTNSDSGIINTNNYINRRPIPPPSLTPGQERIPFRPPDLVGAKPLAPLSPLGSGTAVQQQHEQTSHQQVTPTNSDRKKALNTPADKNKHKGDASGSDRSENGNSSDPLPNGGVFHFPSISRILSGSNGRKEVVPEVLLRSVTARPNYQAPIGSVEQTPISGSNAKDNSNLNQNRDDDNDGLSVEDENDEDAEEDSDDFDMFEQDISPEEPKPQPNQQTNKQSATKSTQSPYHESDTADSTQIIQNLANVNERNVLHTTALPAGSVSNKPNHQSSNGAATWTVAWNIHVYLSAILFTVLAVYSIFKMIFYDKLTHLFNQSYFICIHLILIIICLARIFFLCYDAYNIHSSFHTFISELLLNLPATFLTVAFATLILFLLIRSLNHKNNRYSALMRPLTVVVGSSVHVGLCITLHYVESNSNQNQMYAQAKYNGLRGNIHHSPPRVLSLICQIIYIFVCLSLGIFYLYVYRVLKRVLHNKSQNYIHGYQNLSYAIHITIATALLFVLLALLQVYGAISIPTTRPLISSSTEIDWLQCGYQFSLRLIEIAIITLLSWVTGLKTGASKVLQREKGMETHNVSGFALFPCTSSSSQEHFETDYPAICNANTNLHTYTMRTGKPIYDDNFALNSLGMDNPVPQQAIGREAVSDFQVPNSNEFTRTYETSSARSSTHTSDRQATDGEFLNDSGAMPDHYENPDFELRPSTRGGHHQLVMDNCYAEPIGNEPTGASERYDVRDQQNFDFQNFEKPTFERPTPLAPINSGTEFRASKNLKAMKNSNANNLNHLDRQHYDNPDRRSSNSNHSFATAGRTLNNLNYNGAGHGSNSFDRRGIRKSGTLNNIGAVHGRGNAVNNGGTSSSSNSSGRASGVQTLRGQDHHHLQRNTSGRSSQQHQQQQQQQRKDRHRSSIERSSTSHLASGYSMMAEDAYGGGRQLDSASNASSDGGSCSGGSAAGMQPTRVCYQPERPHFKQMHRQHDINGGSSDAQNSGDSATSGSMLVAEHGFVRFRALDDMGIMKHSPGIAQQQHPNAPFQTTGRSKERAFTNS from the exons CGTGATACCGTTCCGTCTAGCTTATCAGTTCGAACAAAACCGTCATCACAGCCAGTGACATCTAATCGATATAGATCATTTATCAAAGCGCCATACCAGACCACGACATGGCATTCGTTGTGCTGTGCTGTTGTTTGTATTTTGCTAGCGATGCTAACAATACAAACCGAATGTGCCAATGCATTGTTGATGGATTCATCAGCTATCAATGGGGATGGTGACGTTAATTTTGGTGTGAGCGGAAGTGGTGGCGCTGGCAGTGGAGGCAGCGGAAATTCCGGTGGATTGTATTTagataaaattggaaatttagaGAAAAGTATTGCTGCGGTGTTTAACAAAGTCGCGTACGGTTCGACAACGACCAAACGTAGCATACCCGATAATGTGTTCGTACCGAGTTTGACCACTGTACCAACACCTCCATTGACAACGTATCG ATATCGGGACCGCGAGAAGGAATCTCAAGACGACAAGAATCATCATCAGCAACAAATTAATCTCTATCATCGAAACTACGAATTTGATTTAGAACGCGACCATGCACTCCCAACGTCAGCGCCAAATGCTGACATACTTAAGAGTAACAGTAATCCAACATATCCGAATCCGAACCGTCACCATAACCACGATCGACATCGGCACATTAATTCAACACCGGCACCATCAG TTCACAATTTGCTGAAGAAAGGACAGCCAACGATTCCGATGCATCAGGGTGATTTGCCACCGTATTCACCGCCAGCACGTTCGTCGTTTACGCCACCACAACCTCCGCATCCTTTCGCTGACAAGCCGACGCTTCGTGGAACGAATAGCGACAGTGGAATCATCAACACAAACAATTATATCAACCGACGACCAATACCTCCTCCTAGTCTAACGCCGGGACAGGAACGAATACCGTTTCGACCGCCAGATTTAGTAGGAGCAAAACCATTGGCACCGTTGTCTCCTCTCGGAAGTGGAACGGCTGTTCAGCAGCAACATGAACAAACATCACATCAGCAAGTGACGCCAACAAATTCGGACCGAAAGAAGGCACTGAATACTCCAGCCGATAAGAACAAACATAAAGGTGACGCATCTGGAAGTGATCGTTccgaaaatggaaattcaagCGACCCACTACCGAATGGCGGCGTATTCCATTTTCCAAGCATATCGCGAATACTATCAGGTTCGAATGGTCGCAAAGAAGTCGTTCCAGAAGTATTACTTCGATCAGTTACGGCAAGACCTAACTATCAAGCACCGATTGGATCTGTGGAACAGACACCCATCTCAGGATCAAATGCCAAGGACAATTCAAACTTAAACCAAAATCGAGACGACGACAACGATGGTCTGAGTGTTGAAGATGAGAACGACGAAGATGCTGAAGAGGACTCGGATGATTTTGACATGTTTGAACAGGATATCAGTCCAGAAGAACCGAAACCTCAACCCAATCAGCAAACGAACAAACAAAGTGCAACAAAATCCACTCAGTCGCCCTACCACGAAAGTGATACTGCCGATTCGACACAGATCATTCAAAATTTGGCCAATGTAAACGAAAGGAATGTTTTGCACACGACAGCTTTGCCTGCTGGCAGTGTCAGCAACAAACCGAATCATCAATCGAGCAATGGTGCCGCTACTTGGACTGTAGCATGGAACATCCACGTTTATTTGTCGGCTATACTATTCACCGTTCTGGCAGTCTACAGCAtcttcaaaatgattttctacGACAAGCTGACGCATCTGTTCAATCAGAGCTACTTCATTTGCATCCACCTGATTCTGATCATCATTTGCCTGGCACGGATCTTCTTCTTATGTTACGATGCGTACAACATTCATTCCAGCTTCCACACATTCATATCGGAGCTGTTGCTCAATTTGCCGGCCACATTTTTGACCGTGGCTTTTGCCACCCTGATACTGTTCCTGTTGATCAGATCGTTGAATCACAAAAACAATCGTTACTCGGCACTGATGCGACCATTGACTGTTGTGGTGGGTAGTAGTGTTCACGTTGGTCTGTGCATTACGTTGCATTACGTGGAGAGCAACAGCAACCAGAATCAAATGTATGCTCAAGCTAAGTACAACGGACTTCGGGGAAACATTCATCACAGTCCACCGAGAGTGCTGTCGCTTATCTGTCAGATCATCTACATTTTCGTGTGCTTAAGCTTGGGAATATTCTACTTGTATGTGTATCGGGTACTGAAGCGAGTTCTCCATAACAAGTCGCAGAACTACATCCACGGCTATCAGAATTTGTCGTACGCAATTCATATTACAATCGCCACGGCACTCTTATTCGTACTGTTGGCTCTGCTTCAAGTTTATGGTGCTATTAGCATACCGACCACTAGGCCGCTCATTTCGTCATCGACAGAAATCGACTGGCTCCAATGTGGCTATCAATTTTCGCTACGGTTGATAGAAATCGCCATCATAACACTACTGTCGTGGGTGACCGGATTAAAAACTGGAGCCTCGAAAGTGTTGCAGCGAGAGAAAG GTATGGAAACGCACAACGTATCTGGCTTCGCTCTATTCCCCTGCACATCAAGCTCCAGTCAAGAACATTTCGAGACCGACTATCCTGCCATTTGCAACGCCAACACGAATCTACACACCTATACGATGCGTACGGGTAAACCAATCTACGACGACAACTTTGCACTGAATTCCTTGGGTATGGACAATCCGGTTCCGCAACAAGCAATTGGCAGAGAGGCAGTCAGCGATTTCCAAGTGCCGAATTCGAATGAGTTTACTCGAACATACGAAACTAGCAGTGCCCGGTCATCGACCCATACATCTGATCGCCAAGCGACCGATGgtgaatttttaaatgacaGCGGTGCCATGCCGGATCATTATGAAAATCCAGACTTTGAATTGAGACCGAGCACACGAGGCGGACATCATCAATTGGTGATGGATAACTGTTATGCCGAGCCAATTGGCAACGAACCAACTGGTGCCAGCGAACGGTACGACGTCCGTGATCAACagaatttcgattttcaaaatttcgaaaaacctACATTCGAACGACCAACACCCTTGGCACCGATAAACAGCGGCACGGAATTCCGAgcatcgaaaaatttgaaggCAATGAAGAACAGCAACGCAAACAATTTGAACCATCTCGACCGACAACATTACGACAATCCGGACCGTCGCAGCTCAAATTCAAATCATTCATTTGCTACCGCTGGCCGAACGCtcaacaatttaaattacaaCGGTGCCGGCCACGGTAGTAATTCATTCGATCGACGTGGTATACGAAAAAGTGGCACACTAAACAATATCGGTGCTGTGCATGGACGTGGCAATGCTGTGAATAATGGTGGCACATCGTCATCATCCAATTCGTCGGGACGAGCGTCCGGAGTTCAGACATTAAGAGGCCAAGATCATCACCATTTGCAAAGGAATACATCCGGTCGATCATCTCAACAACaccaacagcaacaacaacaacaacgaaaggATCGTCACAGGTCGTCGATTGAACGAAGTAGCACAAGTCATTTAGCATCTGGCTACAGTATGATGGCCGAAGATGCTTACGGTGGCGGACGTCAATTGGATAGTGCAAGCAATGCCAGTAGTGATGGTGGCAGTTGTAGTGGTGGAAGTGCTGCCGGAATGCAGCCTACTCGAGTGTGTTACCAACCGGAGCGACCGCATTTTAAGCAAATGCATCGACAGCATGATATTAACGGCGGAAGTTCGGATGCACAGAATAGTGGCGACTCGGCGACTAGTGGAAGTATGCTGGTAGCTGAACACGGTTTTGTTCGATTTCGTGCATTAGATGATATGGGAATTATGAAGCATAGTCCGGGCATAGCACAACAGCAACATCCTAACGCGCCATTCCAAACAACGGGACGTAGCAAAGAACGTGCATTCACCAATTCTTAG
- the LOC119085048 gene encoding chromobox protein homolog 5-like, translating into MARTFDRKAQESFRELEDERCCTLYADDPNVFAVDEIVDIRAVTTEIEYLVKWTGYTAVWNEWVSERNVTSDLKREFSRANKEKVMKWMKRVRALEERRKNIKIETGATTTIKKEFEEEKPNESQLSLWTAVKKEDNEREVTPTSATLSDQSIIGNNIPVSVQLKTEFE; encoded by the exons atg GCACGAACTTTCGATAGAAAAGCTCAGGAATCATTCCGAGAATTGGAAGATGAACGGTGCTGCACACTATACGCCGACGATCCGAATGTTTTCGCTGTTGATGAAATCGTAGATATTCGAGCAGTCACCACTGAG ATTGAATATTTGGTAAAGTGGACCGGCTATACTGCGGTATGGAACGAATGGGTATCCGAGCGGAATGTGACTTCTGATTTGAagagagaattttcaagag CGAACAAGGAGAAAGTGATGAAATGGATGAAGAGAGTAAGAGCGCTAGAGGAACGtcgaaaaaatatcaaaattgagACCGGCGCTACAACAACTATTAAGAAAGAATTCGAAGAAGAGAAGCCAAACGAATCTCAGCTTTCACTATGGACTGCTGTGAAAAAAGAAGACAATGAACGAGAGGTTACGCCGACGTCTGCGACATTGTCGGATCAATCGATCATTGGAAACAATATACCGGTATCGGTTCAGCTGAAGACGGAAtttgaatga